The following coding sequences lie in one Arthrobacter sp. SLBN-122 genomic window:
- a CDS encoding fluoride efflux transporter FluC: MITAALVGVFGVAGALLRFAIDSWFAHHSSIRSVRRDGHAALHWPWATLVVNVMGCFIIGLAQGVTGRLGLGAEWQVGLATGLAGGLTTFSSWTTATIRLLSEARFGAAALNVAVNLGLGLAAAAAGIALAA, translated from the coding sequence ATGATCACGGCAGCCCTGGTGGGAGTCTTTGGCGTGGCTGGCGCACTCCTGCGGTTCGCAATCGACAGCTGGTTCGCGCACCACAGCAGCATCCGCAGCGTCCGCAGGGATGGCCACGCGGCACTGCACTGGCCCTGGGCCACGCTGGTGGTCAACGTCATGGGGTGCTTCATCATTGGCCTGGCACAAGGGGTGACCGGCAGGCTGGGACTGGGCGCGGAATGGCAGGTGGGCCTGGCCACGGGACTGGCCGGCGGACTCACCACCTTCAGTTCATGGACCACGGCCACCATCCGCCTGCTCAGCGAAGCCCGGTTCGGTGCCGCGGCCCTCAACGTGGCAGTCAACCTGGGCCTCGGGCTTGCCGCCGCCGCCGCGGGGATTGCGTTGGCCGCATAG
- a CDS encoding DoxX family protein — MPFIRTLARPMLASSFVLAGLDKLRNADDTAQQLSPLLRKAAAALPFQANEKTLARVIGGTQVGAGVLFGLGKFSRLSAGLLTVISLLNTFVEWRSADISSKEGREGRRNQLLKNLSLSGGALLASVDTAGKPGLAWRAGHLAADARRNASHLAADARKTTSKKLNKADKAVRRAVEHATGA; from the coding sequence ATGCCCTTTATCCGCACCCTCGCACGGCCCATGCTTGCCTCCAGTTTCGTTCTTGCCGGACTGGATAAGCTCAGGAACGCCGACGACACGGCACAGCAGCTCTCACCGCTGCTGCGCAAGGCCGCAGCAGCGCTCCCGTTCCAGGCGAATGAAAAGACCCTTGCCCGGGTTATCGGCGGCACGCAGGTGGGTGCCGGTGTCCTGTTCGGCCTTGGCAAGTTCTCCCGGCTCTCGGCCGGCCTGTTGACGGTGATTTCGCTCCTGAACACCTTTGTTGAGTGGCGCAGTGCGGACATCAGCAGCAAGGAAGGTCGCGAAGGCCGCCGGAACCAGCTGCTCAAGAACCTCTCGCTGAGCGGCGGCGCCCTGCTCGCTTCCGTGGACACCGCTGGCAAGCCCGGCCTGGCCTGGCGCGCCGGGCACCTGGCGGCCGATGCCCGCAGGAATGCCTCGCACCTGGCAGCCGATGCCCGCAAAACCACCAGCAAGAAGCTGAACAAGGCGGACAAGGCCGTGCGCCGCGCCGTCGAACACGCCACGGGAGCATAA
- the aroA gene encoding 3-phosphoshikimate 1-carboxyvinyltransferase, translated as MTAAAATRDGSGTPVPHWAAPFAYRPVDATVTVPGSKSLTNRYLVLAALADGPSRLRAPLHSRDSALMVDALRQLGAVITEVPGDGDFGPDLEVVPLPAAAPASLARIDCGLAGTVMRFVPPLAALRKGASVFDGDPHARKRPMGTIIEALKALGVAVSAEDGSVPSSLPFTVDGSGAVRGGHLVIDASASSQFVSALLLVGARFDEGLHLEHVGKPVPSLDHINMTVAVLRGAGVSVDDSVPNHWVVAPGPIRAFDQRIEQDLSNAGPFLAAALASQGTVRIPNWPAETQQVGDLWRGILASMGATVTLADGVLTVTGGPEIKGGDFADTSELAPTVAALCALASGPSRLSGIAHLRGHETDRLAALVAEINRLGGDAEETSDGLVIRPAPLHAGVVHSYADHRMATAGAILGLAVEGVQVEDIGTTAKTMPDFPQLWAGMLAQEAGSAAGPEGRVSGA; from the coding sequence ATGACCGCAGCAGCTGCCACCCGGGACGGCTCCGGAACACCTGTCCCCCATTGGGCCGCGCCTTTCGCATACCGGCCCGTTGACGCCACCGTAACGGTGCCCGGATCCAAATCCCTGACCAACAGGTACCTGGTCCTGGCGGCCCTCGCTGACGGCCCGTCCCGGCTGCGCGCGCCCCTGCACTCGAGGGACTCGGCGCTCATGGTCGACGCACTCCGGCAACTCGGTGCCGTCATCACCGAAGTGCCCGGGGACGGCGATTTTGGGCCTGACCTGGAGGTGGTGCCGCTGCCGGCGGCAGCGCCCGCCTCCCTGGCCAGGATCGACTGCGGACTCGCCGGCACTGTCATGCGGTTCGTCCCGCCGCTGGCGGCGCTCCGCAAGGGAGCCAGCGTATTCGACGGCGACCCCCACGCCCGGAAGCGGCCCATGGGAACCATCATCGAGGCCCTCAAGGCCCTGGGCGTGGCCGTATCCGCCGAAGACGGCAGCGTGCCGTCGTCGCTCCCCTTCACGGTGGACGGCAGCGGCGCAGTCCGCGGCGGCCACCTGGTGATCGACGCCAGTGCCTCGTCGCAGTTCGTCTCCGCCCTCCTCCTGGTGGGGGCGCGGTTCGACGAGGGCCTGCACTTGGAACACGTGGGCAAGCCGGTGCCCAGCCTGGACCACATCAACATGACGGTGGCCGTCCTGCGCGGCGCCGGCGTGTCAGTGGACGATTCCGTCCCCAACCACTGGGTTGTGGCGCCGGGTCCCATCCGCGCCTTCGACCAGCGGATCGAACAGGACCTGTCCAACGCCGGGCCCTTCCTTGCGGCGGCCCTTGCCTCGCAGGGGACAGTCCGGATTCCCAACTGGCCGGCGGAAACCCAGCAGGTGGGAGACCTTTGGCGCGGAATCCTGGCCAGCATGGGCGCCACGGTGACCCTGGCTGACGGCGTCCTGACAGTCACCGGCGGCCCGGAGATCAAGGGCGGTGACTTCGCTGACACCAGTGAATTGGCTCCGACGGTGGCAGCCCTGTGCGCCCTGGCCTCCGGACCTTCCCGGCTCAGCGGGATCGCCCACCTGCGGGGGCATGAGACGGACCGGCTCGCGGCCCTGGTGGCGGAGATCAACCGGCTCGGCGGCGACGCCGAGGAAACCAGCGACGGCCTGGTGATCCGGCCCGCCCCGCTGCATGCCGGCGTCGTGCACAGCTACGCGGACCATCGAATGGCCACGGCGGGTGCCATCCTGGGACTCGCGGTGGAGGGCGTCCAGGTGGAGGACATCGGCACCACCGCCAAGACCATGCCGGACTTCCCACAGCTGTGGGCCGGCATGCTGGCCCAGGAAGCGGGGTCCGCAGCCGGACCGGAAGGGCGCGTCAGTGGCGCGTAG
- the hisN gene encoding histidinol-phosphatase: MIQPASSYNDDLRLAHVLADSVDDQTMSRFKALDLHVETKPDLTPVTDADKAAEEAIRGQLSRSRPRDAVLGEEFGSTGHGSRRWIIDPIDGTKNFVRGVPVWATLIALVDEGEPVVGVVSAPALGKRWWAAKGMGAYMGRSLAAATRLRVSDVSKLSDASLSYSSLGGWKERGNLDEFLGLTEDVWRTRAYGDFWSYCMVAEGSVDIACEPELNLYDMAALVPIVVEAGGRFTSLEGEDGPFGGNALATNSILHSEVLHRLNPYLDDLL, from the coding sequence ATGATCCAACCCGCTTCGAGCTACAACGATGACCTGCGCCTGGCCCATGTCCTGGCCGACTCCGTGGATGACCAGACGATGAGCCGCTTCAAGGCCCTGGACCTCCACGTTGAGACCAAGCCGGACCTGACGCCGGTCACCGACGCGGACAAGGCCGCCGAGGAAGCCATCCGCGGCCAGCTCTCCCGTTCCCGCCCCCGCGACGCCGTCCTGGGCGAGGAGTTCGGGAGCACCGGCCACGGTTCGCGGCGCTGGATCATCGATCCCATTGACGGGACCAAGAACTTTGTCCGCGGCGTTCCGGTGTGGGCCACGCTGATCGCCCTCGTGGATGAGGGCGAGCCGGTGGTGGGTGTAGTCAGTGCCCCGGCCCTTGGTAAGCGCTGGTGGGCGGCGAAAGGCATGGGCGCGTACATGGGCAGATCCCTTGCCGCCGCCACCCGGCTCCGCGTCTCCGACGTGTCAAAGCTTTCCGACGCCTCTCTCTCGTACTCCAGCCTGGGCGGCTGGAAGGAACGCGGAAACCTTGACGAATTCCTTGGCCTGACCGAGGATGTCTGGCGGACCCGGGCCTACGGCGATTTTTGGTCGTACTGCATGGTGGCCGAAGGCTCGGTGGACATCGCCTGCGAACCGGAGCTGAACCTCTATGACATGGCCGCCCTGGTGCCGATCGTGGTAGAGGCCGGCGGCCGGTTCACGTCCCTGGAAGGCGAGGACGGCCCGTTCGGCGGAAACGCCCTGGCCACGAACTCAATCCTGCACTCGGAGGTCCTGCACCGCCTGAACCCGTACCTGGACGATCTGCTGTAA
- the rsgA gene encoding ribosome small subunit-dependent GTPase A, with product MARSTGSWDESDVRIRPSKKGSRPRTKDRPSHDDAVTGRIITVDRGRYTAVVDEDSENERVVIAARARELRRSPVVAGDFVSLVGDVSGAPDTLARLVKIQDRHTLLRRSADDTDPIERAVVANADQLVIVVAAANPEPRTGFIDRALVAAYDAGIEPILLVTKADVKDPAELLSNYTHLDFPVIISRTADAQASGIDARSDDGLSARLDSAAVAALRDHLDGKVTVMLGHSGVGKSTMVNALTGAERATGGVNAVTGRGRHTSSSALALRLADAPPGSWIIDTPGIRSFGLAHVDPDRILRSFPDLSPGIENCERGCKHTAAAVDCGLDDWVAGGHAGPTGAARLASLRRLLGADPRMEAQETKELGSVN from the coding sequence GTGGCGCGTAGCACTGGTTCCTGGGACGAATCGGACGTCCGCATCCGTCCCAGCAAGAAGGGTTCCCGGCCACGCACCAAGGACCGCCCCAGCCATGACGACGCCGTGACCGGACGCATCATCACGGTGGACCGGGGCCGGTACACCGCAGTGGTGGACGAGGACTCGGAGAACGAGCGCGTTGTCATTGCCGCGCGCGCCCGGGAACTGCGCCGCTCGCCAGTGGTTGCCGGCGATTTCGTGTCACTGGTGGGGGACGTGTCCGGAGCACCGGACACGCTGGCCCGGCTGGTGAAGATCCAGGACCGCCACACCCTCCTGCGCCGCAGCGCCGACGACACCGACCCCATTGAACGGGCGGTGGTGGCCAACGCGGACCAACTGGTGATCGTGGTGGCCGCGGCCAACCCGGAGCCCCGCACGGGATTCATAGACCGCGCACTGGTGGCCGCCTACGACGCAGGGATCGAGCCCATCCTGCTGGTCACCAAGGCCGACGTCAAAGACCCTGCGGAACTCCTTTCCAACTACACCCATCTGGACTTCCCGGTCATCATCAGCCGGACGGCCGATGCGCAGGCATCGGGCATCGACGCCCGGTCCGATGACGGCCTCTCGGCGCGGCTGGACAGCGCGGCGGTGGCTGCCCTCCGTGACCACCTGGACGGCAAGGTCACCGTGATGCTCGGGCACTCAGGAGTCGGAAAGTCCACCATGGTGAACGCGCTGACCGGCGCGGAGCGGGCCACCGGCGGAGTGAACGCCGTGACCGGACGCGGCCGCCACACGTCGTCGTCTGCCCTTGCCTTGCGGCTGGCGGATGCGCCGCCCGGCAGCTGGATCATCGACACCCCCGGCATCCGCTCCTTCGGCCTGGCGCACGTGGACCCGGACCGGATCCTGCGTTCCTTCCCGGACCTCTCCCCCGGCATCGAAAACTGCGAACGCGGCTGCAAGCACACGGCAGCCGCGGTGGACTGCGGCCTTGACGACTGGGTGGCGGGCGGACACGCAGGCCCCACCGGGGCTGCCCGGCTGGCGTCCCTGCGGCGGCTGCTGGGTGCGGATCCACGGATGGAAGCACAGGAAACCAAGGAGCTCGGCAGCGTCAACTGA
- a CDS encoding class I SAM-dependent methyltransferase has product MVRGGPKLDHGRRRELGQSFQDGGRHYQRVRPGYPEVVARWLVPADAHDALDVGAGTGKFTALLLDMGLHVTAVDPSADMLAQLTEHYRAATAVPGTAEATGLPDAHFDVVTVAQAWHWCDALAASTELARVLRPHGTLALVWNQLDTSVPWVHRLSRIMHAGDVYRPGHKPVVGPEFQGLEGHVTHWQDTMTTTDLMELTKSRSYYLRAGEATRAKVLANLDWYLHKHLGYTPDQEIELPYLALAWRAAKA; this is encoded by the coding sequence GTGGTTCGGGGTGGCCCCAAGCTTGATCACGGGCGGCGCAGGGAACTGGGGCAGAGCTTCCAGGACGGCGGCAGGCACTACCAGCGCGTCCGGCCCGGCTACCCGGAAGTGGTGGCCCGGTGGTTGGTGCCCGCCGATGCCCACGATGCCCTCGACGTAGGCGCCGGAACCGGAAAGTTCACTGCTTTGCTGCTGGACATGGGACTTCACGTCACGGCCGTGGACCCCTCCGCGGACATGCTCGCCCAGCTCACGGAACACTACCGGGCCGCCACGGCCGTGCCGGGGACTGCCGAGGCGACAGGCCTGCCCGACGCCCACTTCGACGTCGTCACCGTTGCCCAGGCGTGGCACTGGTGTGACGCCCTCGCGGCAAGCACCGAGCTGGCCCGCGTCCTGCGGCCGCACGGGACCCTGGCCCTGGTCTGGAACCAGCTGGACACCTCTGTTCCCTGGGTGCACCGGCTCTCCCGGATCATGCACGCAGGCGACGTCTACCGGCCGGGCCACAAACCCGTCGTCGGGCCCGAATTCCAGGGCCTCGAAGGGCACGTCACCCACTGGCAGGACACGATGACCACCACGGACCTCATGGAACTGACCAAGTCCCGCAGCTACTACCTCCGGGCCGGCGAGGCAACGCGCGCCAAGGTCCTGGCCAACCTGGACTGGTACCTGCACAAACACCTCGGCTACACCCCTGACCAGGAAATCGAGCTCCCCTACCTCGCTCTGGCCTGGCGGGCGGCCAAGGCATGA
- a CDS encoding metal-dependent transcriptional regulator has product MKTSAPSSSIEDYVKVIYSFTEWQDKPITSTQLAQRLGVANSSVSEMVRKLKDQGLVDHKPYSAVTLTEDGLRLALAMVRRHRLIETYLVQRLGYSWDEVHDEAEQLEHAVSDTFIERVAAKLGNPKRDPHGDPIPTADGNVLMPRAHLLAELDQGHAGRITRISDDNPELLRYLAGQDIDLDADVEVVGRRPFGGALVVRIGASGGVREFDLADEIASALWVSSDAPHAGCTLDGP; this is encoded by the coding sequence GTGAAGACCAGCGCGCCCTCCTCCTCGATCGAGGACTACGTCAAGGTCATTTATTCGTTCACGGAATGGCAGGACAAGCCCATCACGTCCACCCAGCTTGCGCAGCGGCTGGGGGTGGCCAATTCCTCGGTGTCCGAGATGGTCCGCAAGCTCAAGGACCAGGGCCTGGTGGACCACAAACCCTACAGCGCCGTCACGCTCACCGAGGACGGCCTGCGGCTGGCCCTGGCCATGGTCCGGCGCCACCGGTTGATCGAGACCTACCTTGTCCAGCGGCTCGGATACAGCTGGGACGAAGTCCATGATGAGGCAGAACAACTCGAACACGCAGTGTCGGACACGTTCATCGAACGGGTGGCCGCAAAGCTCGGCAATCCAAAGCGTGACCCGCACGGCGATCCCATCCCCACCGCCGACGGGAATGTGCTGATGCCGCGCGCGCACCTCCTCGCCGAACTGGACCAGGGCCATGCCGGCAGGATTACCAGGATCAGCGACGACAACCCGGAGCTGCTGCGTTACCTTGCCGGCCAGGACATCGACCTCGACGCCGATGTCGAGGTGGTGGGCCGCCGGCCCTTCGGCGGCGCCCTGGTGGTGCGGATCGGCGCTTCGGGCGGCGTCCGCGAGTTCGACCTCGCTGACGAGATCGCCTCCGCGCTGTGGGTCTCCAGCGACGCCCCGCACGCCGGCTGCACCCTGGACGGTCCCTGA
- a CDS encoding zinc-dependent alcohol dehydrogenase family protein yields the protein MKALVYGGPGDKSWTDVPDPRIQQPGDVIVKVDTTTICGTDLHILKGDVPAVEKGRILGHEGVGTVVETGPSVTGLKVNDRVIISCIKSCGHCANCKAGLYSHCLGSEGQEGTGWIFGHLIDGTQAEYVRVPYAENSLHLLPAGVSDEQAVMLSDILPTGFEIGVQYGRVKPGDTVAVVGAGPVGLAAITTAGLYGAATIVAIDLDANRLEKAREFGATDTVLSGSSDWREQVLALTGGQGVDVAIEAVGVPGTFAMCTDIVRPGGSVANVGVHGKPVELHLENLWIQNINISMGLVNTNTTPMLLKLVAQGKIRAEKFATHHFGFDQFLDAYDTFSRAAETKALKVILKA from the coding sequence ATGAAAGCTCTCGTCTACGGCGGACCCGGTGACAAGTCATGGACGGATGTTCCGGACCCCCGGATCCAGCAACCCGGCGACGTCATCGTCAAAGTCGACACCACCACGATCTGCGGCACAGACCTGCATATCCTCAAAGGCGACGTTCCCGCCGTCGAAAAGGGCCGGATCCTGGGCCACGAAGGAGTAGGTACGGTCGTGGAAACGGGTCCTTCAGTGACCGGACTGAAGGTAAACGACCGCGTCATCATCTCGTGCATCAAGTCCTGTGGCCACTGTGCAAACTGCAAGGCCGGCCTCTATTCGCACTGCCTGGGAAGTGAGGGGCAGGAAGGCACCGGGTGGATCTTCGGACACCTGATCGACGGGACCCAGGCCGAATACGTCCGGGTTCCCTACGCGGAGAACTCGCTGCACCTGCTGCCCGCCGGGGTCAGCGACGAACAAGCCGTCATGCTCTCCGATATCCTTCCCACCGGATTCGAGATCGGCGTCCAGTACGGCAGGGTTAAGCCCGGCGACACAGTTGCCGTGGTGGGCGCCGGTCCGGTGGGCCTGGCAGCCATCACCACGGCAGGACTGTACGGCGCGGCCACGATCGTGGCCATCGACCTTGATGCGAACCGCCTGGAAAAGGCAAGGGAGTTCGGCGCCACGGACACGGTCCTTTCCGGCAGCAGCGACTGGCGGGAACAGGTCCTGGCCCTGACAGGCGGACAGGGTGTCGATGTGGCCATCGAGGCTGTCGGCGTCCCGGGAACATTTGCCATGTGCACCGACATTGTGCGGCCCGGCGGATCCGTAGCGAACGTTGGAGTGCACGGAAAGCCGGTGGAGCTGCACCTGGAAAACCTCTGGATCCAAAACATCAACATCAGCATGGGCCTGGTGAACACCAACACCACCCCCATGCTGCTCAAGCTGGTGGCCCAGGGAAAGATCCGGGCGGAAAAATTCGCCACCCACCATTTTGGGTTCGACCAGTTCCTTGATGCCTACGACACGTTCTCCCGGGCCGCCGAAACCAAGGCACTCAAGGTGATCCTCAAGGCCTGA
- a CDS encoding aminotransferase class V-fold PLP-dependent enzyme gives MTTATVSPQPVIAEANVPDGRHAAAGRPLAAVTGAEIQAPLISGGHVRYANLDYGASAPALSVVSAYLNEILPYYASVHRGAGYASQISTSVYENARSIVRDFVGGRADDSVIFTRNTTDSLNLLAGCLPVTNGRHDGEVLYLDIEHHANLLPWQGVPHRSIIAADTITGTLEALRAELAQGGVSLLAVTGASNVTGEILPIRALAALAHDHGARIVVDAAQLAPHRRVDISADDVDYLAFSGHKLYAPFGAGVLVGRPDWLDAGVPHLAGGGAVKEARLDGVSWATGPARHEGGSPNVLGAATLARATQVIAGLDQERWHAHESAIRSFLVEGLLGIDGVTVHQIFKDTNPETDTIGVVNFSVEGYDAGLVAAYLSAEHGVGLRDGRFCAHPLLKRLGLPSGSLRASFGVGSRLEDAERLLAGIRALRSNGLGWDYVVDAGRWVPANDTRTYPHWAPNTPGTAGAAPCIDD, from the coding sequence GTGACAACTGCCACCGTCTCCCCCCAGCCCGTCATTGCCGAAGCCAACGTCCCCGACGGACGCCACGCCGCAGCCGGCCGGCCGCTCGCTGCCGTCACCGGCGCCGAAATCCAGGCGCCCCTGATTTCAGGCGGACACGTCCGGTACGCCAACCTCGATTACGGCGCCTCAGCCCCGGCGTTGTCCGTGGTGTCGGCCTACCTGAACGAGATCCTCCCCTACTACGCGAGCGTCCACCGCGGGGCAGGATACGCATCCCAGATCAGCACCTCCGTGTATGAGAACGCCCGCAGCATCGTCAGGGATTTCGTCGGCGGCCGGGCGGACGATTCGGTCATTTTCACGCGCAACACCACAGATTCGCTGAACCTGCTGGCCGGTTGCCTGCCGGTAACCAATGGCCGGCACGACGGCGAAGTGCTCTACCTGGACATCGAACACCACGCGAACCTCCTGCCGTGGCAGGGCGTCCCGCACCGCAGCATCATCGCCGCCGACACCATCACCGGCACCCTGGAGGCCCTTCGGGCCGAACTTGCACAGGGCGGCGTCAGCCTGCTCGCGGTCACCGGCGCCTCCAACGTCACCGGCGAAATCCTGCCCATCCGGGCCCTGGCCGCGCTGGCCCATGACCACGGCGCACGGATCGTGGTGGACGCCGCCCAGCTCGCTCCCCACCGCCGCGTGGACATCAGCGCGGACGATGTCGACTACCTCGCCTTCTCCGGCCACAAGCTGTACGCGCCCTTCGGCGCCGGCGTCCTGGTGGGACGCCCGGACTGGCTGGACGCCGGCGTCCCGCACCTCGCGGGCGGCGGCGCGGTCAAGGAAGCCAGGCTCGACGGCGTCAGCTGGGCCACCGGGCCGGCGCGCCATGAGGGGGGCTCACCCAACGTCCTGGGAGCCGCCACACTGGCCCGCGCCACCCAGGTGATTGCAGGCTTGGACCAGGAACGCTGGCATGCCCACGAGTCCGCCATCCGTTCCTTCCTGGTGGAGGGCCTGCTGGGGATCGACGGTGTCACCGTCCACCAGATCTTCAAGGACACCAACCCCGAAACGGACACCATCGGCGTGGTCAACTTCTCCGTTGAGGGCTACGACGCCGGACTGGTGGCGGCCTACCTCTCGGCAGAGCATGGGGTGGGACTGCGGGACGGCCGATTCTGCGCCCATCCCCTGCTCAAGCGCCTGGGCCTGCCGTCCGGTTCCCTCCGCGCCAGCTTCGGTGTCGGTTCACGCCTGGAGGACGCCGAACGCCTGCTCGCCGGCATCCGCGCCCTGCGGAGCAACGGTCTGGGCTGGGATTACGTGGTGGACGCCGGCCGCTGGGTGCCCGCCAATGACACCCGCACCTACCCGCACTGGGCACCCAACACCCCGGGCACCGCCGGCGCCGCGCCCTGCATCGACGACTGA
- a CDS encoding pyridoxamine 5'-phosphate oxidase family protein, whose product MTDSPAGSQTEILNAEECWRYLRSSYIGRLAVINGDIPEIFPVNFSIAGETLVFRTAPGTKLRALLGGGIAALEVDGLNPYSTEVWSVVAKGRPQPFDETTMQLPAGDADREPWEPGIKNHLVAITPTDVTGRRFPVRPRSRWWPPVDFSADWL is encoded by the coding sequence ATGACTGACTCCCCCGCAGGGTCTCAAACAGAAATACTGAACGCCGAGGAATGCTGGCGGTATCTTCGGTCCTCCTATATCGGCCGGCTGGCGGTCATCAACGGTGACATTCCCGAGATTTTCCCCGTGAACTTTTCCATTGCCGGAGAAACCCTGGTGTTCCGCACCGCACCCGGGACCAAGCTTCGCGCCCTGCTTGGCGGAGGAATTGCCGCCCTGGAGGTGGACGGCCTCAACCCCTATTCCACGGAGGTCTGGAGCGTCGTCGCCAAGGGCAGGCCGCAGCCGTTTGATGAAACCACCATGCAGCTTCCGGCCGGCGACGCCGACCGGGAACCGTGGGAGCCGGGGATCAAGAACCACCTGGTGGCCATTACCCCCACTGATGTCACAGGCCGCCGGTTCCCGGTCAGGCCGCGCTCCCGCTGGTGGCCGCCCGTCGATTTCTCCGCCGACTGGCTGTAG
- a CDS encoding fluoride efflux transporter FluC, giving the protein MPTGRAWLAVAVGGLAGSELRYGLGLAFPDVPGSVPWATLAINISGSFALAALTTIWMARPHTAFWLRAGIGPGLLGSFTTFSAVVFASDQLARAGAHPVWILYLGLSLGLGLAAAGLGWRSGRLIARNLGLQ; this is encoded by the coding sequence ATGCCCACCGGGCGCGCCTGGCTGGCTGTGGCCGTCGGCGGGCTGGCCGGCAGTGAGCTGCGCTACGGGCTGGGGCTGGCGTTTCCGGACGTGCCCGGCTCGGTCCCGTGGGCCACGCTGGCCATCAACATCAGCGGCAGTTTCGCCCTCGCGGCGCTGACCACCATCTGGATGGCACGCCCGCATACGGCGTTCTGGCTGCGGGCCGGGATAGGGCCGGGCCTGCTGGGCTCCTTCACCACGTTTTCAGCGGTGGTTTTCGCCTCGGACCAGTTGGCCCGCGCAGGTGCACACCCGGTATGGATCCTGTATCTGGGATTGTCACTGGGGCTCGGTCTGGCGGCCGCCGGCCTGGGTTGGCGTTCCGGAAGGCTGATAGCCCGGAACCTCGGACTGCAATGA
- a CDS encoding S1C family serine protease — protein MDQAQEPIPTGDEDVLDSYSQTVMRVAAAVTPHVAAIEMTANRRNGRGRVGAGSAVLFTQDGYLLTNSHVVAGTRHGFAAFGDGSRMDLELVGADPLSDLAVVHGSRPKVPPAEFGAAETLRVGQLVVAVGNPLGLAGSVTAGVVSGLGRAIPVWSGGNRRVIEDVIQTDAALNPGNSGGALADTHARIVGINTAVAGAGLGLAIPINATTRRIISALLSDGRVRRAYLGLVSTPIQLNPSAVIRSGRREGLRIVEVLPGSPADKAGLSAGDIIVTAGGRPVSNAESLQRLLFSDAIGEPLDVAVLRDGTELHLTAVPEEMTGNGPA, from the coding sequence ATGGACCAGGCGCAGGAACCCATACCCACCGGGGACGAGGACGTCCTGGACTCGTACTCGCAGACAGTCATGCGCGTGGCCGCGGCCGTTACGCCGCACGTGGCAGCGATCGAAATGACCGCAAACCGCCGCAACGGCAGGGGCAGGGTGGGCGCGGGCTCGGCGGTGCTCTTTACGCAGGACGGGTACCTGCTCACCAATTCACACGTCGTGGCCGGCACCCGGCACGGTTTTGCCGCGTTCGGAGATGGCAGCCGGATGGACCTGGAGCTGGTGGGAGCCGACCCCCTGTCCGATCTCGCCGTGGTCCACGGTTCGCGGCCCAAGGTGCCGCCCGCTGAATTCGGCGCGGCAGAGACGCTGCGCGTGGGTCAGCTTGTGGTCGCCGTTGGAAATCCGCTGGGCCTGGCGGGGTCAGTCACCGCGGGCGTGGTCAGCGGCCTGGGCCGGGCCATCCCGGTCTGGTCGGGCGGCAACCGGCGGGTCATTGAGGATGTCATCCAGACAGACGCTGCCCTGAACCCCGGAAACTCCGGTGGAGCGCTGGCCGATACCCACGCCAGGATTGTCGGCATCAACACCGCAGTGGCCGGCGCCGGCCTGGGCCTGGCCATCCCGATCAACGCCACCACCCGCAGGATCATCTCGGCACTGTTGTCGGACGGAAGGGTGCGCCGCGCCTACCTGGGCCTTGTGAGCACCCCGATCCAGCTCAACCCAAGCGCCGTGATCCGCAGCGGGCGGCGGGAAGGGCTCCGCATCGTCGAAGTGCTGCCGGGCTCGCCGGCCGACAAGGCGGGCCTGTCCGCAGGCGACATCATCGTCACCGCTGGAGGCCGCCCGGTCAGCAACGCCGAAAGCCTGCAGCGGCTCCTGTTTTCCGATGCCATCGGCGAACCACTCGATGTGGCCGTGCTGCGCGACGGTACAGAGCTGCACCTCACCGCTGTCCCGGAGGAAATGACGGGCAACGGCCCGGCCTGA